A genome region from Dehalococcoidia bacterium includes the following:
- a CDS encoding ABC transporter permease: MATIRSEAYAPTGVAKVWHAVIAFFTLVLRTNTGRIGLAVVGIHVVLALIGPWITPFPPTEYHIQDQYSSPTSTYWLGTDEKGRDIFSRVLAGARSIIWIATAGTILGVTFGTIVGVTSGYLGGRIDQVIMRIVDWFLAIPSLLLAILVINMATQRFRSVDESFIIIGIIGISFMPNNSRVIRSATLAIKPLEFVQSARLRGEPTLYIMFREVLPNVLPVVGVEATIRLSFALLLTAGLGFLGLGVQPPEPDWGKMVSENAIILDVAPLASLAPGIAMASLVVGINLLADGIRQAQNLPETGDR; encoded by the coding sequence ATGGCGACGATTCGATCGGAGGCATACGCACCCACTGGGGTAGCGAAGGTATGGCACGCAGTTATCGCCTTCTTCACGCTGGTCCTCCGCACCAACACTGGGCGGATCGGGCTGGCGGTGGTGGGCATTCACGTTGTGCTGGCGTTGATCGGGCCGTGGATCACGCCTTTTCCTCCAACCGAGTACCACATCCAGGACCAGTACAGCTCGCCCACCTCGACATACTGGCTGGGCACCGACGAGAAGGGACGAGACATCTTCAGCAGGGTGCTGGCCGGAGCGCGCTCCATAATCTGGATAGCGACTGCGGGCACCATCCTCGGCGTCACCTTCGGAACAATTGTGGGAGTGACCAGTGGCTACCTGGGAGGCCGGATAGACCAGGTCATCATGCGAATAGTGGACTGGTTCCTGGCGATCCCGTCGCTTCTGCTGGCGATCCTGGTAATCAACATGGCTACCCAGCGGTTCAGAAGCGTCGATGAGTCATTCATCATCATCGGCATCATTGGCATATCGTTCATGCCCAACAACAGCCGTGTCATCAGGAGCGCGACCCTTGCGATCAAGCCGCTGGAGTTCGTTCAGAGCGCACGTCTAAGGGGTGAGCCGACGCTGTATATCATGTTCCGCGAGGTGCTCCCGAACGTGCTTCCGGTGGTTGGCGTGGAGGCGACGATACGGCTGAGTTTCGCGCTGCTGCTTACCGCGGGACTCGGATTCCTGGGACTGGGCGTGCAGCCGCCTGAGCCTGACTGGGGAAAGATGGTCAGCGAGAACGCCATCATCCTCGACGTCGCCCCGCTGGCGTCGCTTGCGCCGGGTATCGCTATGGCGTCACTGGTGGTCGGTATCAACCTGCTTGCGGACGGCATTCGCCAGGCGCAGAACCTGCCTGAGACCGGAGACAGATAG
- a CDS encoding ABC transporter permease: protein MESNYVRTAILKGLPMRTVVVRHVLRNALLPTITVIANNVGWMFGGLIIIENLFAYPGMGSLLIQAIDTRDIRMLQSTALIIASVYAFSNLAADLAYGALNPRVRLS from the coding sequence ATGGAGAGCAACTACGTCCGCACCGCGATTCTCAAGGGACTGCCCATGAGGACCGTGGTGGTCAGGCACGTACTCCGCAATGCGTTGCTTCCCACGATAACCGTCATCGCTAACAACGTGGGCTGGATGTTCGGCGGTCTCATCATCATCGAGAACCTGTTCGCATATCCCGGCATGGGAAGCCTGCTAATACAGGCTATCGACACCCGCGACATAAGGATGCTCCAGTCAACCGCGCTGATAATTGCGTCAGTGTACGCATTCAGCAACCTGGCCGCCGACCTGGCATACGGCGCGCTCAATCCCAGAGTGAGGCTGTCCTGA
- a CDS encoding ABC transporter permease: MGLDRPPHIRYLDWIWDAVRGDLGQSAKSNASISEIMGERLAHSALLAVLAFVIAVPLGLVMGVWVGTRADTKMDRFLTMGGLVTISLPEFVTGVVMILILSSTLGWLPSSSIMMPGESVIGNPKVLVMPVLTVTGALFAPT, from the coding sequence ATGGGCCTCGACCGTCCGCCACACATCAGGTACCTGGACTGGATCTGGGACGCGGTGCGCGGCGATCTCGGTCAGTCAGCGAAGTCCAACGCTTCGATATCGGAGATCATGGGCGAACGGCTGGCCCATTCCGCGCTGCTCGCGGTGCTCGCCTTCGTCATCGCCGTCCCACTTGGGCTGGTGATGGGTGTCTGGGTAGGAACACGTGCCGATACTAAAATGGACCGGTTCCTCACCATGGGAGGGCTCGTCACGATTTCTCTGCCGGAGTTCGTGACGGGGGTGGTGATGATACTGATACTGTCATCGACCCTCGGATGGCTGCCATCGTCCAGCATCATGATGCCGGGCGAGTCTGTCATCGGAAACCCAAAGGTGCTGGTAATGCCAGTGCTTACGGTCACCGGGGCGCTGTTCGCGCCAACGTGA
- a CDS encoding TetR/AcrR family transcriptional regulator produces MRVRRPTDVRRREFIEAARVVITDHGMQALTIGSLARAVGVSEGAIYRHFKGKKQIIAGLIEDIDLRLNRRIDLIDGDPDAGLRRLEEVLKDNVAPSTVTGVSFMVIAEVLMNGDAELRRLMQTAIDRHLSMIEAQLSVGVHKEEVRKDIDLKAASVQFYGLIQAVNTLNHFGDEDYPVGESSSLWSIFRNGVSTEQA; encoded by the coding sequence ATGCGGGTGCGGCGCCCCACGGATGTCAGGAGGCGCGAGTTCATCGAGGCTGCACGAGTGGTCATAACGGACCACGGGATGCAGGCGCTTACCATCGGCAGCCTGGCCCGCGCAGTCGGTGTCAGCGAAGGTGCGATCTACCGCCACTTCAAGGGCAAGAAGCAGATCATCGCCGGGTTGATCGAAGACATCGACCTCAGGCTGAACCGAAGAATCGATCTTATCGACGGCGACCCGGACGCTGGCCTGAGGCGCCTGGAGGAGGTGCTGAAGGACAACGTCGCACCGTCCACGGTGACCGGTGTCTCGTTCATGGTGATAGCCGAAGTGCTGATGAACGGTGACGCCGAACTGAGAAGGCTGATGCAAACGGCCATAGACAGGCACCTGTCGATGATCGAGGCGCAGCTGAGCGTCGGCGTTCATAAGGAAGAGGTCCGGAAGGACATCGATCTGAAGGCGGCTTCAGTTCAGTTCTACGGGTTGATCCAGGCGGTGAATACGCTCAACCACTTCGGAGACGAGGACTATCCAGTCGGCGAAAGCTCCAGCCTGTGGAGCATATTCAGAAACGGGGTTTCGACAGAGCAGGCATGA
- a CDS encoding fumarylacetoacetate hydrolase family protein: protein MKLVFFDDFKLGVVEGDRVKDVSGVVADIPHLGPHHLINGLIERFDEYRPRIEEAAASSDGVPLDSVQLRPPTPKPGKLVCMAVNYMEDGTRDEPAPINAFLKSPKAVVSDGDTVVLNKEPATIFEHEAELGLVIGKRASKVSAEDWEEYVFGYMNFIDVSSRGLGAPAMDSFFPTKSPHTSAPLGPFLVTADEIENPQNLAIKLSVSGVLRQDFNTDDMAHKIPRVIEFASDVTTLDPGDVVATGTNHRGLGPLHDGDTIEMEVEGLGVLHLNVQDDLHREWPRETRLEKEAREAAASD, encoded by the coding sequence ATGAAGCTAGTGTTCTTTGACGACTTCAAACTAGGCGTGGTTGAAGGCGACCGCGTCAAGGACGTGTCAGGCGTCGTGGCCGACATCCCACACCTGGGCCCGCATCACCTGATCAACGGACTTATCGAGCGGTTCGACGAGTACAGGCCACGTATAGAAGAGGCCGCCGCGTCCTCCGACGGCGTACCGCTGGACAGTGTCCAGCTCAGGCCTCCGACTCCAAAGCCCGGCAAGCTCGTGTGCATGGCCGTCAACTACATGGAAGATGGCACTCGCGACGAGCCCGCGCCCATCAACGCTTTTCTGAAATCCCCGAAAGCCGTTGTCAGCGACGGCGACACTGTCGTGCTCAACAAAGAACCAGCGACTATCTTCGAGCACGAAGCCGAGCTTGGCCTCGTTATAGGCAAGCGCGCCTCCAAGGTCAGCGCCGAAGACTGGGAAGAGTACGTGTTCGGCTACATGAACTTCATCGACGTCTCCTCGAGGGGACTCGGCGCGCCTGCAATGGACAGCTTCTTCCCCACCAAGTCGCCGCACACGTCGGCCCCGCTTGGCCCGTTCCTGGTGACCGCCGACGAGATCGAGAATCCCCAGAACCTCGCGATCAAGCTGTCCGTCAGCGGCGTGCTCAGGCAGGATTTCAACACCGACGACATGGCACACAAGATCCCAAGAGTGATCGAGTTCGCGTCTGACGTAACGACGCTCGACCCCGGCGACGTTGTCGCCACCGGCACGAATCATCGAGGCCTGGGTCCGTTGCACGACGGCGACACCATAGAGATGGAGGTAGAGGGCCTGGGAGTCCTACACCTCAACGTGCAGGACGACCTCCACCGAGAGTGGCCCCGCGAGACCCGCCTCGAAAAAGAGGCAAGAGAAGCCGCCGCCAGCGATTAG
- a CDS encoding fumarylacetoacetate hydrolase family protein, giving the protein MKLVMFNDFVPGVLDGNRVVDISSAVSDIPHMSPQELMSGIIANFDSLKGSIEALVSSSDGVDRSDVRLRSPLPKPTQIVAMAANYMEHGAREAPAPINAFLKSSNSIIGDGDTLVLPDAPAAIFHHEAELGVVIGTEVKNVDAADAYQYIFGYVNFIDGSARGVGGNSFFQGKSWDTFGPVGPCLVTADEVDDPQNVNVRLWVNGRLRQDFSTSDMAYNIARCIEWASGITTLEPGDILATGTNHQGLGAMQDGDVIEMHIDGLDKLTINVRDDLKREWPREIDQATADFAAGRTTSGGFGRS; this is encoded by the coding sequence ATGAAACTAGTAATGTTCAACGACTTCGTCCCCGGCGTGCTCGACGGCAACCGCGTTGTGGACATCTCTTCCGCCGTGAGCGACATCCCCCACATGTCGCCGCAGGAGCTTATGTCCGGCATCATCGCCAACTTCGATTCCCTGAAGGGCAGTATAGAAGCCCTGGTCTCCTCGTCCGATGGAGTAGACCGCTCCGACGTCCGCCTGCGCTCGCCGCTGCCCAAGCCCACGCAGATCGTCGCCATGGCTGCGAACTACATGGAGCACGGAGCGCGCGAGGCGCCTGCGCCGATCAACGCTTTCCTCAAGTCCTCGAACTCGATCATCGGCGACGGCGACACGCTCGTCCTTCCCGACGCACCCGCGGCCATCTTCCACCACGAGGCCGAGCTTGGCGTCGTGATCGGCACCGAGGTCAAGAACGTCGACGCCGCAGACGCATATCAATATATATTCGGTTACGTGAACTTCATCGACGGCTCGGCGCGAGGTGTGGGAGGAAACAGCTTCTTCCAGGGCAAGTCCTGGGACACCTTCGGCCCGGTCGGACCGTGCCTGGTGACGGCCGACGAGGTCGACGACCCTCAGAACGTCAACGTTCGCCTGTGGGTGAACGGCAGGCTGCGACAGGATTTCTCCACGAGCGACATGGCCTACAACATCGCCCGCTGCATCGAGTGGGCGAGCGGCATCACGACTCTCGAGCCCGGCGACATCCTTGCGACAGGCACCAACCACCAGGGCCTCGGCGCGATGCAGGATGGCGACGTGATCGAGATGCACATCGACGGACTCGACAAGCTGACGATCAACGTCCGCGACGACCTCAAGCGAGAGTGGCCCCGCGAGATAGACCAGGCCACCGCCGACTTCGCCGCCGGAAGAACAACATCAGGCGGTTTCGGCCGTAGCTGA
- a CDS encoding 50S ribosome-binding GTPase, translating to MPTNVPPQYREAEDRFRQARTVQAKIAALQEMLAIMPKHKGTDHLKAQLRSRLSKLMGELEGASAKGPSSGRTEPFSMPKEGGGRATLIGPTNTGKSLLLNRSTGARSRVGAYELSTQEPVPGMLNYEDVRIQFVDTPPISNPSTQGRLYGLLRNTDVFVVVVDMSMDAVSQADDVFTSLGEWNFSMLGRDNWPDSRNEWLDKPTIIVGNKADIPGALDQYEYLEAAFGDRYPVIMTSAEEEVGFDEIASEIFEALKVIRV from the coding sequence ATGCCCACTAATGTACCTCCTCAATATAGAGAGGCCGAGGACAGGTTCAGACAGGCCAGGACGGTGCAGGCAAAGATCGCCGCGCTCCAGGAGATGCTCGCGATCATGCCCAAGCACAAGGGCACCGACCACCTGAAGGCCCAGCTGCGCTCGCGGCTGTCGAAGCTGATGGGCGAGTTGGAAGGCGCGTCGGCGAAGGGTCCCAGCAGCGGCAGGACCGAACCCTTCTCCATGCCCAAGGAGGGCGGAGGAAGGGCCACGCTGATCGGCCCGACCAACACCGGTAAATCCCTTTTGCTGAACCGCTCGACCGGCGCGAGAAGCAGGGTAGGCGCCTACGAGCTCAGCACCCAGGAGCCCGTTCCAGGGATGCTGAACTACGAAGACGTCCGCATCCAGTTCGTGGACACGCCCCCGATCTCCAACCCGTCCACACAGGGCCGCCTGTATGGCCTGCTCAGGAACACCGACGTCTTCGTCGTAGTGGTCGACATGTCCATGGACGCCGTATCCCAGGCCGACGATGTCTTTACTTCGCTGGGCGAGTGGAACTTCAGCATGTTGGGCAGAGACAACTGGCCTGACAGCCGCAACGAGTGGCTGGACAAGCCCACCATCATCGTCGGCAACAAGGCCGACATCCCCGGCGCGCTCGACCAGTACGAGTACCTCGAGGCCGCGTTCGGAGATCGCTACCCGGTGATAATGACCAGCGCCGAAGAAGAGGTCGGCTTCGACGAGATCGCCAGTGAGATCTTCGAGGCCCTCAAGGTGATCCGCGTCT
- a CDS encoding GNAT family N-acetyltransferase, which produces MIAHSPPTIRPATAADAGTITRIYIESWNASFGPLLSQADRTVTPELTERWRRDLALGVPHRWWVAERAGGIVGFVGIGPSRDPVDPQLGEVDTIAVDTPHWRTGIGRMLMSIALRHLVADGYREAILWTVEGYERGVAFYEAMGWARDGGTRDNGRQVRFRLDLSSI; this is translated from the coding sequence ATGATCGCACACTCGCCTCCTACAATCAGACCGGCAACAGCGGCTGACGCCGGAACGATAACGCGCATATACATCGAGTCATGGAATGCCAGCTTCGGTCCGCTTCTATCGCAGGCTGACAGAACCGTGACTCCTGAGCTTACTGAACGCTGGCGACGTGACCTTGCCTTGGGTGTACCGCACCGGTGGTGGGTCGCGGAACGTGCCGGAGGGATCGTTGGCTTCGTGGGCATTGGCCCCAGCCGGGATCCTGTTGACCCCCAACTCGGCGAGGTCGACACCATCGCGGTTGACACACCTCACTGGCGGACTGGAATCGGCAGGATGCTAATGTCGATCGCTCTGCGTCACCTCGTGGCGGATGGCTACCGCGAGGCGATACTCTGGACGGTCGAAGGCTACGAGCGTGGAGTCGCATTCTACGAGGCTATGGGGTGGGCTCGCGACGGCGGCACCCGGGACAACGGACGCCAGGTCCGCTTCCGCCTCGACTTGAGCTCAATCTAA
- a CDS encoding type II toxin-antitoxin system VapC family toxin, whose product MRILLDSNAYSEFMRGNHRVREVVRGAEEILMSAVVVGEQLYGFRQGQRFEQNFAQLNSFLERPYVTFLPVGSVTADRYSRIMAALRAKGRPIPTNDVWIAAHAMETGADLVSADRHFEHVDQIVWVRVPLD is encoded by the coding sequence ATGAGAATCCTGCTGGACTCCAACGCCTACTCGGAATTCATGAGGGGCAACCATCGAGTTAGAGAGGTCGTGCGGGGTGCGGAGGAGATACTCATGTCGGCTGTCGTGGTCGGCGAGCAGTTGTACGGCTTCAGGCAGGGTCAACGCTTCGAGCAGAATTTCGCTCAGCTCAACTCATTTCTCGAACGCCCCTACGTGACATTTCTGCCTGTCGGGTCCGTTACAGCCGATCGCTACTCCAGAATAATGGCAGCATTAAGGGCAAAGGGTCGGCCCATTCCAACCAATGACGTTTGGATTGCAGCTCACGCGATGGAGACGGGAGCCGACCTCGTTTCAGCGGACAGGCACTTCGAGCATGTGGACCAGATCGTTTGGGTGCGCGTGCCTTTAGATTGA